AATCACCACCATTAGCAAGGATCCCGACAGTTTGATAGACAAATACTTTGTCTGCACTGTTCTCTATTTTCTTTATTTCTGTGTCTAGTTCACCCCATGAAGGACACATTGTATCCCAAATCTTACTAGCTCTATAGGATTTTGCGGCATCACGCAACTTGCAAATACAGGCTTGAGCAGCTATTCTATATCCTTGGTGACAAATATTCCTATTATCTGGTAGCTTGCTCTTAATAATGTCGTTTATACGTTGCGAAATACGGAGTAATTGCTTTTCCTGCAACTTTGTATCAAGTTGACTTCGTGTATTCTCTTTAACAAGGGAGTTAACTAACACAATGATGGATGTATAAATCATTGAGTCAGTACACATAGCGTCTATTACATCACATATTTTCTGAGCCTTGCCATAGTCTATCTGTGTAGTTATGTTTTCTGTCTCAAAAGGATCTAGTGGGGGGCGGTCGCTCAGAATATATTTGACAACTTGGCTCAATCCTAAGTCTTGAACCTCAATGGGCAAGTCTTCTAATTTTTCAAAAAGGATTTCTCTTTCATGTTCAAATAGCATTGCAGAGATATTGACCAAGGTGTCAGCCTTTGCACTGGAATCAACACACTTATCTAAATGATCTAGACAAGTATCTGCGACCATTTTAAACAAATCTTTTCTACCGGAATAAAGACAACGTAAAGCCAATTCGCTAAATAGCGTACACTTTAAAATAGTTGAGGGAATTTGTTCTATAAGCCTGCAAAGTAAATCTATATGACCTTTAGAGTTGTCGTCATAGATTATATCAGGCACCATGCGACTTCCTAGACGTATCATTTCCGTATAAGTAAAGAGCAATCTATCATCACAAAAAGTTGAATTCCGCTTCCATTTATTAGACATTTCAAAAATCTGCTTGGCCAGCTCTTCATCAACTTCCGCAATTATGGGCACTACTCCGCCCCCAATTTTGGTTTTTTCAGTAGGCATGTCAATTTTCTTTAAGGATCCTTTCAGGGATCGAGATAGTGTTTCATTTAATTTTGCGTCTGAATGATCATAAATCCAATTGTATAAATATGCCAAGGCATATGTTTTAGCCGCAGGGGTTGTAATCTCCAAAACCTTTCCAACTAATTTAATTTTTTTTGTTCTATCGACAGACGTGTGTTCTGATAAACGTTGCATAATCTTGACAAGAATCCATTCACGTTTATAAATGTTTGATACCTTTCCTAACGTTTTAATTATAAAGTCAATGTCAATGTTGTCAGAATTAGTATTAATTGTATAGGCTTTTAATATTTCATTCAAACCCTCATCACGTCTAGCCTCCAAATTTAACTTAAGCCCAAACTGAATTGCTAAACTTTTATCGTAATGCGTTACAGCAGATAATATCTTTTTTGTAATTTTAAAATGGCTAGCAGATTTGACAAGCAAATTATTGTATTCTTCACAAAGTTGACCTCTGAGTTCCTTTTCTAAGTCGCTGTCATCGGGGACGGCATATTTAATATTTTGTAACATTCTTATCAAGATAAAACAACGCATATTTGTATCCCGTGTTTGATCTAACAGCAAGTAAACGCCAAAAAACCTTTCTGTCCCAGTTTCTAATCCAAATTTTGATTCTATCGCAGAAAGCAACAATTCTAATCTAACATATTCATCTATTGGATTCATAATAGCACTAGCTTTTAATAAATCAATTGTATTAATTATGGGTTTTATTCTTTCATATTCTTGACAATAGTATAAAGGTTGGGCTATCTGACGCAAGTGTAATTGTGTAGGGGAATATTCTTCACTCTCTATTATTAATTGCAAAGCACGATCAACAACCTCTACTGCATTCGATCTTTTTGGATTCGAATTACACCAACTTTGTAGTAAGAATAATTTAGTGGATGTGTTTGACAATTGTTCTACTTGTTCAAGTATATTCTTACATGTTTTTTTGCTAAAAATGGTGGAAACTGTTCCTGCAAATTGATAAATGGACTCGTTGCTAACTTCATCACGAATTCGATCAATAGTATCATCATCTTGCTTCATAACGTGGGAGAGATCAGATAATATTATTTCCATTAAATTGTTTTCAAACTTATTTAATTTCTTGTCCATAGCAATTTTAGCAAAAAGTTTTTCCGCTAACTCTGCTTTAATTGGAAAAAGATCGGCACAAACTGTTAGAATTTTTTTTGTGATATTTGTGTTTAAAGGTGCCGAAGTGTCGAGTAGATCAATTGATTCTTCCAAAAGACTAATTACTTCATTGGGTATATGGGCGTCTTTATCCCAAATATGATTACATATGCGAGACAATACTTGCAATCTGTCTTCGGCAAGTAAACAACGAGAAGCGCATTTTAATGCATCTTCTGTGTATCCTAAGGTAAGCATTGCCTTAACTTCTTGTTCAATAATTGATGGCGATGTTATCACGTTGGTAATTAGAGACTCAGTTAAAATTGATCTCGCTAAAACTTGAGTTTCTTGCCTTGAATATGCCATTTCTGCTAATGTCCTTAAATTCCTGCGCACTAAGGAAGTTTGCCTCTTATTAGCTATGAAGTTAACTGTTGATTCAATATTAAGAAGCTTATCTAAACCCTGGAAATTGTTGGATTCCCTGTATAATTGAGGTAAGTGAGTAAAAGCATTGCTCGACAAAATCTCCTGACCTTCATAGTAATCAACTAATAGTTGCCTAATCTGGTCCTCTTTGCTACCCAGTTTTCCTGTTAGAAATTTTTTATAGGCTTTAACCAAATGTATTATGTGTGTATTCTGATCGATATTTAAAAAGTTTATTGACTGAACAATCCGTTTCACATCATCAATACTTACATTGAAAATTTGACTGAGTGTAAACAGAGAAAAAGATTCTGGACCAAAAACAATAGTAGCAAGAACACTTTGAGAAAGATCTTCTTTTAAACTATTTTTTTGCCATTCTTGCTCTAAAAGGAGTTCAAAGTCAGGAGGTAGATCATCTAGCAATGTTTCTGGGGCAATACCATTAGAGAGTTGTCTATATACCTCGTTAAGATAACCAGGCATTCCTTCGCAAACTTCGAAAATATGTGCCGCTTGATTTTCTTTTAAAAATGGTGATAAATATTTTATTGTTTCTTCACGGGAAAACCATTGTATTGGGAAAGCCTCATATTTGAAATTATATTCTTCCCGAATAATACCACTTGTGAGAATGAAGATTCCATCAGATTCACCAGATGGAATAAATTGGAGTATACTCTCCTCATTTTGAGGTATTTTGTCCAACCCGTCAATAACGAAATAGAATGGTTTGCTTGTTTTCCTAACATGTTTTCTTAAATTAGAATAGAGTTTGGCAAACAAGCTTTTTAAATCATACTCATTTAATTCAGATAAATCAGCATCTTCAAATTGTTTGTATTTACCATTTATGGCAATTGTATGAATCATTTGCTCACAAAGTTCAGCAAGAAATCTAGATACCGTAGACGTCCAATAGTCATCACCAACAAAAAAAGAAAACGTATTGTCTGAATAGTATCGTGCAAATTGTGAAAGCAAAACTGTTTTCCCTGTACATGAGACTCCATTTATTAAAATTGATTTACGTTTTTCTGAGAAGAAAGAACTAAGATTTCGAATTAATGTCTCTCGAAAAATTTCATTTGGTGGCTCTGGGGGGAAACTTAGGCAATATTGATATAGTAAATTATTTTTACTATTGTCTAAAGTACTTCCTTCGGTATTCATTCTTTCACCTACCTAAATAAAGTAAGACAGTCGATTTGTTGAAGGTTAGTGTATTTACTAGGTTTTTGATTTTCAAATGAATTTTTCCTGCTTGTCGACAATATCTATTATTATTTGCTGTCTCTCCAATTCAGATGGTATCAATATCTTGTATACCCATTTTCTATAACCAGGATGTAGGAAGAGGATAGTAAAACCGCCTGTGTTACGTTGAATATGGGTTGACAAATTCGAATAGGTTGTGAAAACAAACTAATTAAATTATGTTTCATTAAGCATGGCGAATTTCGCGGTACAACTCAAAATATATGACGAATGCGAAAGGCAGAGCCTTCCGAAAATAACCCGCAGGATTTCACCCCTTGCTGCCCCCATGATACAAATGAGCTTTGGGAGAGGTTAAAAACTTGGGAGTCATAGAATAACTACCCTTAGCTGATCCAAGTTAAAAATTTATTGCTAACCGGAGCTATTTTAGGACCTTCGATTGGTTCTTAGGATACACAATTCAAATGACAGATAGTGGTCACTTATTAAGCCATATAACCTAGGTTATGATACTAGTTAATGATTGAGCCCGAAAATGCCATGAACTTTCTAAAGAGAACCTAAATCTTCTAATCCACTTGGTTGCAAGCCATCACAGTCAATTGGAATTTGGCAGCCAAGTAGAACCAATGTGTACGAAGGCATTACTACCACAAATGCAAATTTAGTTGATAGCTATGTATGGATAATTCACTACTTTTCAAACAATTATCGAAAGTCGGAAAACTGGACAAATGTAATACCAGGTATTAACCATAACTCTCTGGTAGATCTTCACCGATAAGCAGAAACCGGTCTGCGATTTTAATATCGCAGACCGGTAGAAGATAATATCAAATAGTTTAATCTATTTTTATTTCGGGGCACATACCTGTAAGTAACTTCTATCCCGTTATGTCCTAAATCCTTCGACAACTTTAATCTTGCCAATGTTTCAACTGATTTCCAAACGAGTGTTCCTACATATAGTCTGGCTTATTTGTTTAGTAACCGAAAATTCTTTTTCAAGGGTACGCCAATCCTTCATATTAGCTAAGGCATTAATCCTAGCGTTATAAAGAGTATACTCTTCTGCTAACCTAAAAAGGTCTTTAATTAACTCCCTAACGACCCAAGGTAAATCTTTACCACATTTGGCCTCCCGTGTCCCAATAACAATGCCACTTCCTTTTGCGCCTTTCTTTCCGGCATTCCATTGCTCAACCTCTTAAGATACTCTTCCCGAGCATAGGTATGTCTCAACCCGTGAAACGTAATTTTCACATCGCTCCCCTTTTGATCGTGATCAGTACAACTATCCCTATGACCCGCGATAAAATTTTCTATTGAATCTTTTACAAGATCGGTTCTTCTTCCCCTGGGGACAAACAACTTATCATTGCCCTTATCAATCTTCTTCGCGGCAATTTGCAAGACCTTACGAGCTTCCTCCCTTAGTGGCACATCCCTTACCCTGCCACCTTTACCTTTTATGGTAATAACACCTTTATCTATGAACCTTTCCGCCATCTTTTTATTGATGCGTAAACACTCATGAATTCGCAGGCCACTGTTCCTAGCTAACCTTATCACCATTTCAACATCGCCACGGCCTAATTCCCTTGCCCTATCAATCATTGTCCGGTATTCACGCTCGTCCCACACCCTATCCAGCCGGCCGTCAGGAGTTGATTGAAGCTTAAATTTATCATTCCCTGATATCCGGTGCCGCGCGTTCGGGATAAATTTATGGAACATTCTAATGGCAGAAAGATCATTTTTTATCACCTTTTCGGTTCGGCCGACCTGACGCCTGCGCTCAACATACGCGCTAATATGCTTATCTCCAATATTTCGCAGATTTCTAATTTTAAATTCCTTTACACAAAAAATAGCAAACTGCCTCATCCTGCTGCGGTTCTTGAACAGCGTATCTTTAGAGCAGTAACTGTCCTTCATAGCGTTCTTAAATGTCTTTTCAAACTGCTGCCATAGGGGCTTGAAAGCTGGCGGAACTGGTTCTCCCTCACGGTCTCCTTGATTATACTTTTTAGCTTTAGCACCTTTTCCACGAGCGGTCACGGAACTCCCCCCTTCCCAATAGTACGTCGTTTGGCGGCATATTGTATTTACGTAACGGAATTTGTCTGTGCCAAAATCTAATTGTGGATAAATCTGCTAGAATTGTACCTTCCCTGATTTCATTTCCCATGCGCCATTTAATGAAAGCCCTCACATAAGACGGTTTAATATTCCGAATATCACATAGTCCAAATCTTACAGTCGCAAACTTTAGGAAAGCCTTATATTGATGAAACCTGACCTTACGGGATTTTTTACACCCAGCATTACTTTCATAAAAAATCACTTCCAGTTGTTTAAGCAGCTTATTAACATTTTCATCACGCGTTAACCTGGTTCCGGCCCTGGTGGGAAAACCCATTCAATACCTTCTTTCCTTTAATTGTGGAATACCAAATATTAGCAATAGTGAAGTAAACCTCAAGTACAATCACACTGTTTTTGTACAAAGGCCCAAACGCGGAACCCGCGAAAATCAAAACCTACGGGGTCAAAACCCGACCCCGTCACAACCTGCCTTTCAGGACATGTTGTGACGGGGCAAGCCCCGTATCCTAAACGCCTGGCGGCGCAAACATTACCGTCTTTCGACGGTCCCTCTGCCCTGCCACAACGTGCTCTTCAAAGCACGTTGTGGCAAACCAGAAGGCCTTGTCAAAGAACTTTTTCGTTAAGCACCCAAAGCCACGCAACCTTCCTCCGGAAGGCAGCCTGCCTATGCAGACCGGTGGCGGCAGGCAAAACCCGCACTGCGGGCGTCCGAAAGACCTTCGGACAGAGCCTGTTTACATGACTCAAAGATCCTTACTCCAATGAGTCATCAAGGGTAATACCGTTCCCCTTTTAGGGGGTAGCCTGGCCTAAACACCAGGCCGTAACTATTTAAAAAATCAACTACTTTATGAATTATCTTATTTGCGCAATATCCGCCGAGTGTTCCCCGGTTTCCTCGCCCCATTGTGATCGAGACGCTAACTGCTGACCGCTTTGGTTATAATCCGTACCACACCGGCCGCAAGTATTCGTAAATCCTTCAAGGTAAACTTTCTCCTCGCACACATTACAAGTGCCGACCGCTGCTTCCGTATACCTGTGTTCATTCTTCCGAACCCCGGTAAACCGAACGTTATATTCTCCACATATGCAGGCGTTAAGGTTTTCCTGCGCCGCTTGATTCATTTTATTGAACGTAATGTTCCCGTCTTTATCGCAGTCGAAGCCAAATCCCGCACCTGGGCAGTCATTCCACTCAAATTCCAGGCTGTAGCTTATAACCGATACTCGCTCACTTTTTTTGATAATTTCCATTACACTTTTCTCCTTTTCTTATTGCTCTATCCAGCCACTTATTTCTACATGTATAACGGCTTCCTCAAATCAATCCTCTTTCTTTGAAACTAACAAACTTCTTATCACCGATTACTATGTGGTCAATAATAGGAATCCCCATTACTTCACCAACCTCTACTATCCTTTCCGTAACTTTACAGTCTTCACTGCTTAACTCCGGGTCCCCGCTGGGGTGATTGTGCACAAGGATAATAGAGTCTGCGCTGCGGCGAATAGCCGGCTTAAAAAGTTCCCTTGTGGACCTGTGATGAATTCAGAGTCCCGATTGAGATTATCTCTCTGGCTATGACTTGTCTCTTTACATTTATGAGCAAGGCTACAAAATGCTCTCTATCCAGGTGGCGCATTTCTTCCATCACTAGACTCGCAACATCTTCCGGAGACCTTACTTGCGGCATATCCTCGGGCATGATCCGTGTCACGCGCCTTGCCAGATCAAAAGCGGCGCTTAGACGAACGGCTCTTTCCCTGCCAATACCAGGTAAGCTCATAAATTCTTCGGATGTCATATCAGCCATGGCCCGTAACCCTTGCTTCATTAATGATTCCATGGTTTCATCTGGTACATCACCAAGGATAGAAGCAAGTACGCCTGGCAATTCTGAAGACTCAACTCCATACTGCATTACCTCTTCTCTGGCTATCGAGGCCAGAGTTTTTTGTGGTTGCATGGAATACTGTTTTAAATAATTCTCGCTCCATAACATATTTACGGATACGGGCCCCAGCCCGCATCCAATCCCTCCTTTCGGATGATTGGTCTACGGGCTGTACGGCCCGGGCTAGTTATGCAACTTTACTTTCACTTACAACTTCCACCCGGCGGACCTGGTGTGCCAATCCATCCTTTTAAGTGGATTGGTTGTGCAGCAGGCCCTTATGTGAGCCGGTATTCCTTATGGATGATTACAAAGGTGTTATTTCCAATAATCCGGACAATTTCTCAGTCTACGCACGATCCAGAACCAACTGGTACATTCATATCGTTTTTGCAATTCCGTATCGATGGCAAACCAATAGTCCCTAAATCCCATTTCCTTGGCCCAGTGAGCCATAAAAAGCAGTGGTCCTTCCTCAAATTTGTTTTTATCTTTAAAGTACTTGATCAGCATCTCAGCAAATTCTCTAACTAAATCACACTTTTTCTCTATTTCTGACCAATCTCTTTTGCTCATAATCTCTGGATACCGCAGCCTGCTCGACCCGGTACCCAATCCCTCCTTCTGATTAATTGGCTAACGGGCCAAGGCTATTATTGAGCTTTATCGCAATTCTTACTAGTCTCCTCGGCCATCATTTCTTGCAATATTTCGCACTCGACCTGGTACTGTTTCCATTCTCCCTCAAACCCTTCTTTGGCTTGGTCCATCGCGTAATTCTTGGAGCAACAAAGCAAGTTGTGGCAAGCCATTTCATAATACTTTTGAAGCAGTTCTCGTTTTTGGTTGACTTTGTTTTGACTTTGTGCATAAACAACAGTCAAACTCTCCGGAGCGTTGAATAAACTGCTATACAGCCTTCTCAAATCCTCTTCCACAGCCTCTTTTTCATCTTCAAAATGTTGTAAAATAAGCCCGCGAAGATGTTCATAATCCTCAACCAACTCTTCCCGGGTAACCCCGTCATTTTCGCACTCTTCCGCGCACTCATAGAGATACTCATCCAGTGTCGTTTCCAGGCCTATAGTATGCTCCCAATTCTCTTTCACTCGTTTCCGGGCTTCACTCTCAATCCTTTTCTTCACTTGATCACCCAACAAATCAAAGAAATACCAATCCATTTGCTGTCTGAGAGAGTCCCCGTAGTTCTTCTCCCACTTATAGTGTGCCTCCAGCATAATTTGCCAGGCCCATTTTTCCAGCTCATTTTTAAGGATAATTTTCATATATTTTTCTCCTTTCACTTCCCAATTACCACCTAACGGCAGCTGTCATGCCATGACGTAGACCATGGTGATCCCATCCCGACATATTGTAGAAGTAATACCCACCATATTTATCGGAATGCTCCACCCGGCCGAAGTGCCAGCCGTAATCTTCATGATCCCGATCCGGTATAAATAAATCAAATGTATAACCACAGGTCAATTCGAAAGACTTGCTACCGGAAACGACCGCATAACGACCGTTGGGCTGCTTTTGCAACTCACCTTCCACACGGGGCTTTAAGAGGTACGCAACTCTTCTGTGCAAACTTTTAACGTCATCAGATTCAGATCCTTCGCATAACCTTATAATCTCCATTAGCTCTGCTTTTTCAATTCCCTTAAGCTCATCATTATAAGAATAGAGCCCTAACATTTGGTCCATTTGAGCCATGGTTTGGCCTAGCATATCTCTTAAACGCTTAATCTCTTTAGTTATAACGTCTCTATCCATTCTTCTATCACCTTTCTTTATCATTTGATTAACTCAGCATTTAAAATAAACTTTCATAGCTATTTAAAGCCATTACCTGAATTTGAGTGTTTTTGTTCAGTAAACATTCAATCAGATATTCATAGTAGTCAACTTTAATTGCCAACTCTGCAAAGTCGTAGTGTGCTTGATAACCGCCAGCAACGAGTGTCTTGTTAATCGTTCGCACAAGCAGTGACAGTGTTTCATGTGCTTTTTCTAATTTCTCTCGCTTCTTTGCTTCCTGTGCGGCTTGCTGTATAATCTTCCGGCGAACTGCTGGCGAAAGCAGCTTGTTTACTTCAATGCCAAAATCCCGGGCAATCATTCGTGCCGCTTCGATGAGTTTAATGTTAAATACTTTTGCTATTAAGTCGGTCGCATCGCCATGCTCACCACAGCCGAAGCATTTCCATTTCCCATCTGGAAAAATAATAAAAGACGGTGAGTGATCCTCATGGAGCGGTAGTGGGCACCGAGCCACCCAACGCCGGCCACGCTGCTTTAGTTCGGTAATTTTGTAGTGATTAATAACATCCACAATATTTAACTGTTTAACTAATCCAAAGATATTCACAGCGTGCATATCATCACCTCACCGCTTATATTTATTGACCCTTGTAATAAAGCACAAAAGGAGAACGCCCAGGATATATTTCCCTGGAATGCGTTCTCCTCAACTTCCTGGCCAAAATAATTGGCGCTGTTATACTCAGGATTCCGCCTGTACAAATACCGCAAATGCGGTACCGTTATCCATAAGGCGGTATTTTACCTGTACCTGCTTTCCTATTGACTCCAATAATGTCTTTCCGTTACCGTTCTTGGCAAACACGGCCCCTTTTTTATCGCTTTCGGCGTGCTGACACCATGCTCTTATGGTACCGGCTGTCTTTGTTTCTTTAGCTTCTAATACCTTAACAGAAGTTTCAATAAGATTATCCTTCTTATCGTTTTCTTCAGTCTCTTTTATGGCTGTTTCTTCATGTGAGACCTGATTGATCACCGTATGGATCCGTCCCAAAACACAGCCGCTTTCTGTCCACATCGCGCAACTCCCTTGATAACACTCCAGAAACTCTTCTTCGCATTCTTTAAAGGTTTTAGCCTTTGAATCTTGCTGGCCGGTAACCTTTGTCGTACATTTTTTCTTTCTGAATGGACACAATTTAGCCATTATCTCGGACACGGGCCTCTGCCCGTATCCATTCACCTCCTTCAGAAAAGTGTTTGGATTACGGGCATTAACCCTGTGTTTAGCTTTCGTCTTAATTCTTTAGTGCAGCCATTTGAGTCGCCAGTACCCAAAGGGCTTTATTAAGCTTTATATTGTTTTCAATTGATTTTACCGGTCGCGTCGACACTCTTCTTCCTGTGGCGGATCTGCCACGCAGTCCGCCCTTGATCACATTTTCCTGTACCCTGTTAAAGGTAGACCAAAGATCTTCCTTTGCATCAATGCTACGGCGAGCCGACAGTACCTGAGTAGGAGAAATTGGTGCCTTTTCTACTTCGTCATACTTTAAAGTCAAGGCCGCCGATGCAAATGCTTCAGCTTCCGGAAACGCCAGTTGCGTTGATTTCATAGTTTCCATTGACTCTTGAGCTGTATCAAAATCATCCACTATGCTATAGGCAGCATCAACAACACCGCCAATAATGTCCCCCCTGTGTGGGATGCGAATATCTTCCACAGTGTCTCCTAAAACCATCCCATTTTCACATACCAATCGGAAGATACCGCACATCATTTGGTATGATGATGTGCCATCATGAGAATTGATAAGCACAATTTCACATGCTTCTTTATCCGCAAACTGATTCGTATGACGCAATCGAATCATATGTTTTGTAAAATTTCGCTTGCTCTCATCTCTCGCTCTGGACTGAGTAGCCAAAAATGGCTCAAATCCTTCCTTCCTCAAACCGTTCAGGACTTCAATGGTAGGAATATAAGTGTATTTCTCTGAACGGGAACCATGTTTTTCTTCTGCAAAGATACTAGGCGCAAACTTGTAAAGCTCCGTATCCATTAATGGCCTATACATGTTAAAGCCCCCTTTTTTCCTTACTAAATAAGAAAGGGCAAAAAAGTTATGTATCATAACCTTTTCACCCTTGCTTTCTGGCACGTTTAAGTGCTCATTGTACGCATCTCTCGTCCATTAATTTCCTTTAGCTTCCTTAGCCTTATCAAGGAATTTAATCTTTTCGGCTACAACTTCAGCGGCTTTGCGCCTAATTCCCTGGCTATCGTCATATGAGCGGATCTGCAGACGGCCCTTAACAGAGACCAGTCGCCCTTTTCCCAGGTGTTTGGCACAAGTTTCTGCAAGCTTTTCCCATGCAATTATTTCAACAAAATCTGCTTCGCGCTCTCCGTCGGCATTTGCGTAATCACGCTCTACTGCCAGAGTCATCCTTGCTACTGTTTTTCCAGCCGGTGTTTTCTTTTCCTCCGGATCTCTTGCCAATCGTCCAATTAACCAGACTTCATTCATCACTTTTACATACCCCTTTCTTTTTAAACATAAAAAACACTCTTTCTGTTATACGAGACATTAGAGTGTTTTTGCTTTCATAATAAAAAATGACACAGCAACACAATAAAGCTTAAAACTGCTTTACTGTTGAGTGTCATCGCTTTCAACTATTCTTTTCTTTCAGTGTTTTTATAGCTTTCTACGTTACCCACCCGGCTTCACTATCCGGTATCCAGGCAATTCCGGGATCATCCTGAACACCTTCACCCTGCGCTAACGCCTTATCAGCACTGGCAGTGCGGGTCCACACCTTCACCAATGTTAGGGTTCTCCTTGCTTTTAGCATCGTGGCGGCGAAACCCCCAAATGCCCTTCACGATGGTTAGGCTTGTACTGTACGGCCACGTACCGGTACATTCCCACTTGCACTGATTGTTGAATGATCGTGTTAAACGCTGTTTAGCACGATAGTTCAATTTTGCAAGTCTTAGCGTAGTTTCCAAACGCAGTTTGTAAACTTAACGCTTTAGGGACCAAGATAAACGCAGTTTATCTGATGGCCGATCCCCTTGGTATAACCAGTTGCTTCTTAGCTTCAGTTATACCAATTTCATGTAGATTACAGAAAGGTTAACAAATTTTTTATTAAAAATCAATACCTAATTTCTAAAAAACTTTTTTGCGCAGTGTCGTAAAACGTGTTTTCCCTTTTGCTTAATACCCGGGCCACATCCTTAAGTACCAGATCATTGATCCTAAGCTTCTCCAAAACATCCAGGTTGACAATAAAAATGGTGTTGTCGTATTTGTCTAGCTGTGACCATCTTACCTCTTCCAGGTGGAGCAGTTCGTAGCTTTTACCCTTTTTATCCGTTACCTGGGTGTTACTTCGAAAAGCATATAGGTCATAATTATCGATCAAAAATCTTGATTTTACATACTGCTTATACTTCTGATCCAGCCCGGCGGTGAAAGGCATATGGTTATATTCTGATTTCATGTCAAGGTCGTCAAGGGTGTATAATCCGCCCGTGTCTACCATGTACCAGAAATATTCAACATCATCCAGTTTAATATGGTTTTCGTAAATCAAACCGGTAAGTATACATTCCTCAATTCTTCTTTTGCATTCTTTGAATTTATAGCCTAGGAAAGACTTGATTGGATCAAACTCCAAGATGCTGAATTTATTGACCAGTTTAAGTATTGATATGTGATTTTCATTCAGCAGCAGGCTTCGAAAGAAACCTGCTACGTCGTCCTTTGATATATTTCTGCCTATTAATGGTTCCACCTGAGATCCTGGAGGAAGCATATTATACCTTCGTCCTTGACTCGTTTCTATCGATTCAAGGAAGTAATCGGTTTCGTAATTACAAAACATTACTTATCCGCCTTTATTGACTGGTTACGCCCATGCTTTTTCCTGTATTCCCGGTTC
This is a stretch of genomic DNA from Bacillota bacterium. It encodes these proteins:
- a CDS encoding ATP-binding protein is translated as MNTEGSTLDNSKNNLLYQYCLSFPPEPPNEIFRETLIRNLSSFFSEKRKSILINGVSCTGKTVLLSQFARYYSDNTFSFFVGDDYWTSTVSRFLAELCEQMIHTIAINGKYKQFEDADLSELNEYDLKSLFAKLYSNLRKHVRKTSKPFYFVIDGLDKIPQNEESILQFIPSGESDGIFILTSGIIREEYNFKYEAFPIQWFSREETIKYLSPFLKENQAAHIFEVCEGMPGYLNEVYRQLSNGIAPETLLDDLPPDFELLLEQEWQKNSLKEDLSQSVLATIVFGPESFSLFTLSQIFNVSIDDVKRIVQSINFLNIDQNTHIIHLVKAYKKFLTGKLGSKEDQIRQLLVDYYEGQEILSSNAFTHLPQLYRESNNFQGLDKLLNIESTVNFIANKRQTSLVRRNLRTLAEMAYSRQETQVLARSILTESLITNVITSPSIIEQEVKAMLTLGYTEDALKCASRCLLAEDRLQVLSRICNHIWDKDAHIPNEVISLLEESIDLLDTSAPLNTNITKKILTVCADLFPIKAELAEKLFAKIAMDKKLNKFENNLMEIILSDLSHVMKQDDDTIDRIRDEVSNESIYQFAGTVSTIFSKKTCKNILEQVEQLSNTSTKLFLLQSWCNSNPKRSNAVEVVDRALQLIIESEEYSPTQLHLRQIAQPLYYCQEYERIKPIINTIDLLKASAIMNPIDEYVRLELLLSAIESKFGLETGTERFFGVYLLLDQTRDTNMRCFILIRMLQNIKYAVPDDSDLEKELRGQLCEEYNNLLVKSASHFKITKKILSAVTHYDKSLAIQFGLKLNLEARRDEGLNEILKAYTINTNSDNIDIDFIIKTLGKVSNIYKREWILVKIMQRLSEHTSVDRTKKIKLVGKVLEITTPAAKTYALAYLYNWIYDHSDAKLNETLSRSLKGSLKKIDMPTEKTKIGGGVVPIIAEVDEELAKQIFEMSNKWKRNSTFCDDRLLFTYTEMIRLGSRMVPDIIYDDNSKGHIDLLCRLIEQIPSTILKCTLFSELALRCLYSGRKDLFKMVADTCLDHLDKCVDSSAKADTLVNISAMLFEHEREILFEKLEDLPIEVQDLGLSQVVKYILSDRPPLDPFETENITTQIDYGKAQKICDVIDAMCTDSMIYTSIIVLVNSLVKENTRSQLDTKLQEKQLLRISQRINDIIKSKLPDNRNICHQGYRIAAQACICKLRDAAKSYRASKIWDTMCPSWGELDTEIKKIENSADKVFVYQTVGILANGGDSCAGERLVRRAEENLDQINNHIDRAERFHLVAKGYSKISKQQAAEFVLKEAVKFAQVCSHGEGRDQIMGGIIELAHSMNQSLASDIASQIDNHGMRSQINQNLIALNLHSDPYKLSQYQKEEFQRVLNSTLRKLLKSICSGRGLIQHEDIVRKWLFNVLGQDFETVCLAVSWLIENNIAGNKPHSRVSNLTNLFYTIMELSQMINTLDSLYSEVAVSNSNNNLLDQILLSNIKTFSVGQGKEAISEIRGWLSKKASNYVKIYDPHFNEEGLILLTSLSQDVRIQILTSLRESELKREKIQMRYEQYWKQICDQSPPPTTIYIYSTPSGRTPLHDRYILTAEAGLQLGTSINGFGKRDSSIQFLDIEEKTQVENEFVNYLILNPPLSHQDDTLTMTTFSL
- a CDS encoding integrase: MTARGKGAKAKKYNQGDREGEPVPPAFKPLWQQFEKTFKNAMKDSYCSKDTLFKNRSRMRQFAIFCVKEFKIRNLRNIGDKHISAYVERRRQVGRTEKVIKNDLSAIRMFHKFIPNARHRISGNDKFKLQSTPDGRLDRVWDEREYRTMIDRARELGRGDVEMVIRLARNSGLRIHECLRINKKMAERFIDKGVITIKGKGGRVRDVPLREEARKVLQIAAKKIDKGNDKLFVPRGRRTDLVKDSIENFIAGHRDSCTDHDQKGSDVKITFHGLRHTYAREEYLKRLSNGMPERKAQKEVALLLGHGRPNVVKIYLGSLGS
- a CDS encoding DUF945 domain-containing protein; this translates as MYRPLMDTELYKFAPSIFAEEKHGSRSEKYTYIPTIEVLNGLRKEGFEPFLATQSRARDESKRNFTKHMIRLRHTNQFADKEACEIVLINSHDGTSSYQMMCGIFRLVCENGMVLGDTVEDIRIPHRGDIIGGVVDAAYSIVDDFDTAQESMETMKSTQLAFPEAEAFASAALTLKYDEVEKAPISPTQVLSARRSIDAKEDLWSTFNRVQENVIKGGLRGRSATGRRVSTRPVKSIENNIKLNKALWVLATQMAALKN
- a CDS encoding single-stranded DNA-binding protein — protein: MMNEVWLIGRLARDPEEKKTPAGKTVARMTLAVERDYANADGEREADFVEIIAWEKLAETCAKHLGKGRLVSVKGRLQIRSYDDSQGIRRKAAEVVAEKIKFLDKAKEAKGN